A genomic segment from Andrena cerasifolii isolate SP2316 chromosome 7, iyAndCera1_principal, whole genome shotgun sequence encodes:
- the LOC143371745 gene encoding terminal nucleotidyltransferase 5C isoform X3: MCGSLEIGEERQRRVAMMESLCQVNGTKTNGGNGGNETNTTTSNNNNPECPDPQQRLAVLSFEQVRRLNDVMNEVVCIHGRGNFPTLEVRLRDLVTVVRSKLETDPSNGGAGMRVRDIRLNGGAASHVLATESQPYNDLDLIFAVELSSGRNYDKVKAAVLGSLFDLLPEGVSRKRITTCSLKEAYVSKMVKVNNDGDRWSLISLGNSRGHRNVELKFVDTMRRQFEFSVDSFQIVLDSLLLFYECSKLPIGENFYPTVVGESVYGDFQEALYHLHKKLISTRHPEEIRGGGLLKYCNLLVKMYKPSQPDYIKTLERYMCSRFFIDFPDISQQRAKLENYLWNHFVGPEEEALKYQYLMLLHSVVEESTVCLMGHERRQSLALIENLAYQVFCQEQQQRLTNHQQAPPGPPATYVYANGYYYAPVIPTACYTCTCNSWMACSS, from the exons ATG TGTGGCTCCCTGGAGATCGGCGAGGAACGCCAGCGTCGGGTCGCTATGATGGAGTCCCTCTGCCAGGTGAACGGCACTAAGACCAATGGCGGTAACGGAGGCAACGAGACCAACACCACCACCAGCAATAACAACAACCCGGAGTGCCCTGATCCTCAGCAGAGGTTGGCAGTGCTGAGCTTCGAGCAGGTCCGTCGTTTGAACGACGTGATGAACGAGGTGGTATGCATCCACGGCAGAGGAAACTTCCCCACCCTTGAGGTCCGACTGAGGGACCTGGTGACCGTGGTGCGCAGCAAACTGGAGACTGACCCGAGCAACGGCGGAGCCGGGATGAGGGTACGCGACATCCGGCTGAACGGTGGCGCCGCCTCTCACGTCCTGGCGACCGAGTCGCAGCCGTACAACGACCTGGACCTGATCTTCGCCGTGGAGCTGTCGAGCGGGCGAAACTACGACAAGGTGAAGGCCGCGGTGCTCGGCTCGCTGTTCGACCTGCTGCCCGAAGGCGTCAGCCGCAAACGCATCACCACGTGCAGCCTGAAAGAGGCGTACGTGAGCAAGATGGTGAAAGTGAACAATGACGGGGACCGATGGTCCCTCATCTCCCTGGGCAACTCCCGCGGCCACAGGAACGTCGAGCTGAAGTTCGTGGACACGATGAGGCGACAGTTCGAGTTCTCCGTAGACTCGTTCCAGATCGTGCTCGACTCCCTCCTTCTGTTCTACGAGTGCAGCAAGCTGCCGATCGGCGAGAACTTCTACCCGACGGTGGTGGGCGAGTCCGTGTACGgtgactttcaagaggcgctgtATCATCTCCACAAGAAGCTGATCTCGACGAGGCATCCGGAGGAGATCCGCGGCGGCGGGCTGCTCAAGTACTGCAACCTCCTCGTCAAGATGTACAAACCCTCCCAGCCCGATTACATAAAAACCCTCGAGCGGTACATGTGCTCGAGATTCTTCATCGACTTCCCGGACATCAGCCAGCAGCGGGCCAAGCTCGAGAACTACCTGTGGAATCATTTCGTCGGCCCCGAGGAGGAGGCCCTAAAGTACCAGTACCTGATGCTGCTCCACAGCGTGGTGGAGGAGTCCACCGTCTGCCTGATGGGCCACGAGAGACGGCAGTCCCTCGCTCTCATCGAGAACCTCGCCTACCAGGTATTCTGCCAGGAGCAACAGCAACGGCTGACGAACCACCAACAGGCGCCGCCTGGCCCGCCCGCCACCTACGTTTACGCGAACGGCTACTACTACGCTCCCGTGATACCCACCGCGTGCTACACGTGCACCTGCAACTCGTGGATGGCATGCTCGTCGTGA
- the LOC143371745 gene encoding terminal nucleotidyltransferase 5C isoform X2: MMESLCQVNGTKTNGGNGGNETNTTTSNNNNPECPDPQQRLAVLSFEQVRRLNDVMNEVVCIHGRGNFPTLEVRLRDLVTVVRSKLETDPSNGGAGMRVRDIRLNGGAASHVLATESQPYNDLDLIFAVELSSGRNYDKVKAAVLGSLFDLLPEGVSRKRITTCSLKEAYVSKMVKVNNDGDRWSLISLGNSRGHRNVELKFVDTMRRQFEFSVDSFQIVLDSLLLFYECSKLPIGENFYPTVVGESVYGDFQEALYHLHKKLISTRHPEEIRGGGLLKYCNLLVKMYKPSQPDYIKTLERYMCSRFFIDFPDISQQRAKLENYLWNHFVGPEEEALKYQYLMLLHSVVEESTVCLMGHERRQSLALIENLAYQVFCQEQQQRLTNHQQAPPGPPATYVYANGYYYAPVIPTACYTCTCNSWMACSS; encoded by the coding sequence ATGATGGAGTCCCTCTGCCAGGTGAACGGCACTAAGACCAATGGCGGTAACGGAGGCAACGAGACCAACACCACCACCAGCAATAACAACAACCCGGAGTGCCCTGATCCTCAGCAGAGGTTGGCAGTGCTGAGCTTCGAGCAGGTCCGTCGTTTGAACGACGTGATGAACGAGGTGGTATGCATCCACGGCAGAGGAAACTTCCCCACCCTTGAGGTCCGACTGAGGGACCTGGTGACCGTGGTGCGCAGCAAACTGGAGACTGACCCGAGCAACGGCGGAGCCGGGATGAGGGTACGCGACATCCGGCTGAACGGTGGCGCCGCCTCTCACGTCCTGGCGACCGAGTCGCAGCCGTACAACGACCTGGACCTGATCTTCGCCGTGGAGCTGTCGAGCGGGCGAAACTACGACAAGGTGAAGGCCGCGGTGCTCGGCTCGCTGTTCGACCTGCTGCCCGAAGGCGTCAGCCGCAAACGCATCACCACGTGCAGCCTGAAAGAGGCGTACGTGAGCAAGATGGTGAAAGTGAACAATGACGGGGACCGATGGTCCCTCATCTCCCTGGGCAACTCCCGCGGCCACAGGAACGTCGAGCTGAAGTTCGTGGACACGATGAGGCGACAGTTCGAGTTCTCCGTAGACTCGTTCCAGATCGTGCTCGACTCCCTCCTTCTGTTCTACGAGTGCAGCAAGCTGCCGATCGGCGAGAACTTCTACCCGACGGTGGTGGGCGAGTCCGTGTACGgtgactttcaagaggcgctgtATCATCTCCACAAGAAGCTGATCTCGACGAGGCATCCGGAGGAGATCCGCGGCGGCGGGCTGCTCAAGTACTGCAACCTCCTCGTCAAGATGTACAAACCCTCCCAGCCCGATTACATAAAAACCCTCGAGCGGTACATGTGCTCGAGATTCTTCATCGACTTCCCGGACATCAGCCAGCAGCGGGCCAAGCTCGAGAACTACCTGTGGAATCATTTCGTCGGCCCCGAGGAGGAGGCCCTAAAGTACCAGTACCTGATGCTGCTCCACAGCGTGGTGGAGGAGTCCACCGTCTGCCTGATGGGCCACGAGAGACGGCAGTCCCTCGCTCTCATCGAGAACCTCGCCTACCAGGTATTCTGCCAGGAGCAACAGCAACGGCTGACGAACCACCAACAGGCGCCGCCTGGCCCGCCCGCCACCTACGTTTACGCGAACGGCTACTACTACGCTCCCGTGATACCCACCGCGTGCTACACGTGCACCTGCAACTCGTGGATGGCATGCTCGTCGTGA